The DNA sequence TATGCTTGCTTCAAATTTTTACATTGTGCTAGAGCAGTTGTAATAATCAGCAAGTTTAGTTTCTAAACAACAGCACCCAAGAATGAGAGGACTTGTTCGACAGTTCCTGTCATGCTAAATATGCACTTTGTCCTGTTGTTTCACGTGTGTATTTGCACCTGTGTTTTTACATAGAAACTCTTTGCATCAAGCATGAAGAGAAACAGGTTTGAGAGAAGTTCTGGATTGTCTCAAAAATTTCTTGATCTGCTGCTAGGCCATGGTTTCTGTTCAGACTTGTTAGTGTTGCTTTTGATAGACATGCCAAGCACATAGAAAATGCAAAGTAAAAAAACACTTTTAATTACACATTCACTttacaaaaaaaatgcaaagcaTTGAGATCCACCAAACATCAAGGCAATTTAAGTGTCGTTTTTGTGAACTGGGGCCTTGTTCCAAGGTAGCCATGCAACAATGTATCTGAAAGACAAGAGGAGAATGCATTGTTTGACAGTTTTGAAAGGTGTGAACACAATGGCATGCATAGATATTGGTAATAGCAGCAGCTAGATTCATGGATACGGCTTACTCCCACGAATGCGATGTACATTTCTCAACTTTTACTACAAGAGTAACGCTTTCCAATATGAACTAGCTATAGCTCAACATATTGGAAAGCACGGGAATTGGTGCAATAATGGACCAGAATGACACTACACCAGCACTGGGTTTTAATTCCTGCTATTTCCAGCTTAAAGTACTCTTTACCATATATTAGAAACCATACTTAGTTTCTTCAATTTGTCATGTTTGATCGCCAGCCATGTAGCTTGGAACAAAGCCAGCCATATAGTTTTCTAAGTACAGTGATAAAATTTTGGACCATGTAAAATTAGCATTCAAGAATATCAATTTTTGGTGTCGAAACTGAAACAAAAATTCCACCATTACCACTCGCAAGAGACTCATAACCTAACACATGGCACCTTGATGAGACCTCAGAGATAAGCCCAGACCACACACACATTTGCTTTTGATGGCACTTCAAAATGGTCAAGCTGGAGTAGGACAGAGCTCGTGCACAGCAAATAGCATGGCTAGACTGGAACGCATGAGCGCGTACTACAGTAGTTGTGCATAGCTGTATCTGCTGCGAAGTGTAGGTACCACAGCCACTGCTGGGTGCCACGCCAAGACGCTTGGACAACTGCATGTTCAGATTAGTCTGTGGGTGATGTACCTGCAGTCGTGTGGGGAGATACAAACCAGCCCAAGGATGCTGAAAAATCTTGGTGGCGACGTGTTGGATTTAAGTTGCAACAACAACCACCAGGTGCGCACATTGTCTGCTTAAGTGTAGTTTAAaggctgttaaagggacactaaaggttactattaagtgaacgtggactgttgaaataccatcccagaaacctcgaaacgcttgtttcgtgccaaggagagacttattttaagagaaaatgtgttctgaagcgtccgcgtacctctagcgcagttcaaatcgcccgccctccgatcgaggagtagtgacatcatggtctcatagtgacgttgcgccatcggtgagtagaacggcgtccgcagacggcgctacggcttttccgcgcaaaacgcaaacgcgcggccgagaacagagccaagacagagccgacagcagagcgagagtgggagtatggtggctagcggaaggagaaacgcgcgaccataagccggtactttattctatgatgcAAACTTCGACACTCGTCGCAAttaaccctgacaacgacagattggctcgcgatgctgggctcaacttcagcgatttgagcactgacgagcgcgacctgctgctgagggctcgcgctgccggcgtcgttgcgtactacgacggcggcctcgacaccggctctccggagcgggaaagcaacgagggcttcccacgacatcacaaggacgtggcattctcactgcttgtttgaaatgaaagtttcgcgagccagcagaacccgcgcagcacgacgcgataacgaaactactgaaactccaaagtgtgcgcggcgcagagtcgagcgaaaacgaaacctttcgaccacccatactacagaagggcaacgtcaaaatgttattttttcttagaatcgaatagacgtagacaagtagcatttccttccgtcttataatcgaatgaaatgatattttcaatacgagtagttgagtattagtaacacaaattatgaggagtgctttcgtcatcggactagtaccggaatgtcactggggggtctcaaatcgtgtcatgcatttacctcaatttcttggttactaaagctctgttcgcgattatattgacaccttagacgttctagaacattgctccaccactttaacttgactttctggtaacctttagtgtccctttaacaagaaAACAATTATCAGCTCTGCAGACTTGCCAAGATTGGTTAAATGGTATATACTACTCGTAAAACTTCAGCCAAAGAGGAATTTCATTGCAGATGGCCATTATCCGAACTTCCCCACTTACGATGCATAAGCAATAATGAGGAGGCCAGGCATGAATGGAGAGACAAAATTGACTACTTGTAGGATGCCATTGTACGAGTATGAGCTTGAGTTTTTCCTGCTTCTATGTAGGCACTTGGCTGTAGTTGCTATAAGCAGCATCAGATTACATTTCATTGCAAGCATTTTGTACTCCAATCCCCAAtatgtccagaaaaaaaaaaaaaaaaagaacactgcctGCTCTTAATGGCTGCACTGCATTCGCACAAATGCTGAGCATTGTTATTAAATGCTTTCAACACCTGAAAGAACTGTCAGAAGCAGTTGCATTTCATATCCaacacttggggggggggggggggggggtgaggcacATGTGATTCTATGCTTCACTGCAAAGCTGAAAATGTGCACAACTCTTAACATGCTATCCAAGTGGTTTCTTCAACCTCTAGTGCACCAACGTGGCCTTTTTATCATTGTAGCACTTGCTGCTCATTTGCCTTGTCATTAACATGGGATACTGATGAGCACATGTAATATTAAGTAGCCTGCTTGTACTACAAGCACTTCTTTTATCTGGGGCTACAAAGAAGCCCGCGGGCAGGCCATAGGGGAAGCGTGCATGGCACTCCTGTGTTAAGATTCCGTTTTCTAGAAACATTCAGGAACACCTTTACAACTGTGCTCGGACTAATGTTCTGAGTGCCCGCTGCTGCACTTCGCCTAGACACTTATCAATAAAATTATCAATTATCTAATAAAATACTATGACTCAATCCTTACAAGTAGTCAGAATGAGCAGCCTTACCGTTGAAAGATGCTGGGCAGATACTGGTTACAGTAGAAAAGCACCAGGACAGGGTTTTCACAGATCCAGACAGTCTGAAGTTTGTTTGCGATTGCCACAGACATCAGCTCAGCGCAACGCTCTGGAAGCATCACACCAGGTACCTTCTGAAGTTGTTCATCCTGCAAGCGAATCACATTGAAATAGTGTTGAAAGCGTGTTGCTTTATTTTATAgtgcagctctcaggcgcccgttcctgctgcaagtagcagcggcagcagtggagACAACGGCAGAGATCAATGAGAGCAGCCTCTTGAGTGACATGCGcactggaaactggtgtcatgcacACCCGCCAGACCACACGATGTGTATTATCTGGTCCGAGCCAGACCACTCATTTCGTACTATCAACTGCTCACAGCAGCTCTCACtttttggtttgcttggtttggtctcattCACGCTTGTTTTGATTGTCATGGTTTGAGAATGTTTTGCAATTCTTTAGCAATAGTAAATGAATACTGGTAAGTGCACTTTCAAGACAGGACAAGAGAAAGACACCGACGTACAGGACAACTGCTGTCCTGTGCTTCGTacaattgtgtagtactttctggaagccacgcagcATGAGCGATTACAATGGAACCTTCGACAAGTCATGTATAAAAACAAACGCTTGGCCCACAGATCAAAGTGTAGACGATTGCCTGCTCTGCTGCGtgtctctcaaattctttgcttcaacatattgcaaaatgaaaacttagagctgtgctcaaattgcacattagggagtatcttaattgtcggtgaatttttttagtCACTAACAGCATGGTTGCGTTAAGAAATTTTCGGTTGGTTTTATACTGTGCCTTGACTATGACGGACATCATAGGGTAGGGCTTCACATTCAATTTGCCAATGAGTATGCACCAAAATAAAGGAACCAGTTGCATTAGCCTTTCATTCCTCCCCCAATTATCTGAAATTTCTGCTGAAGACCCTTTAAGAAATGGGTGAGCAACTAAAATAGGAGGCCAAACGACAAAGTTTGTTGGTGGATAATAATGCCCTTTATGCATGTTGTTTGCCTTGCGAGGCTGGCCAGCAGTCGTCTTCAGAGTCAGCTTTGTTAGTGCCTACTCCCCGAGATCACACAAAGCTTTCAATTTACACCAGCACTTTACCGATATTGACTGTTGGATGCTCGACATCATTGGTGTCAGCACAGGTCCCGGGCACACAATTGTAACATCTGTCAGGCCAGTCACCTGCCCCTGCACCATCAGGCTCTCGAAGTAACCCTGGAAAAATTTTAATAATTATTTCCATTAAACTTATTTatttggttaaaacacgttggcgggctagttggttagaatccatgatagagtatTGTATGAATTGAAACAAATGTGACAGGAAAacaacattcagtggtgcatatcGATGAACCGTACACATGTGCAAGGCATTGTGAAAACATACTGCAATGGTTATAAAGATAAAGCGCTGTCTGCATCTTTCTACGTCCTctttcagtcgcgcttatacactctattaTGGACTTATTTACTGCTGCATTGGTTTACCCCTTCAGGCACTGTATGCACACTTGTGTACAACAAGATAGTGTGTCAAAATCATAAGTACTGATGAGAAAATattgcatacatcttgaaacacttctgaCATGGCCTGTGCTGCAAGTTGGAATAATATGTGGAGAGTGGTTTAGTGAAAAAGGCAGATGGCTGCATGTTTGCTCGTGGAGTCAGTAAGTTGTCATAGAGCAGGttcatttctttcattgtttttcacgatGTTAACAGATGAGCCATATTTTTCAAATGGTTGGATAGGTTCTTTCCAAGTGTGGTAGACAAAATATTTATCATATTTGACGTTCCTGTGATGtaccacattctgtaaacttgacaaaatcgCTGAAGTATTCAGATTACTTCATTCTGCACCTGTGTGCACTGTTCTCAATTGTTGTGCAAGAAATGAACTGAAAATAAATTTTCAATGAAGAGCAAGAAATTGCCAGGAAAAAGGATTAAGCAGCTGCTTAGAGAACCATGAATATTCATGGTTCAAGCATATGAAAATTATTAGAAGGATAAAGATGCATCAAGAAGTTTCTGCACATTAGAACCATTGCAGAGCCACATCAAAATTGCTTACAGGTGCGAATTAAGGCACACACAAACGAAGTAGATGGGAGAAGTGCCTATCAGTGATGTCCTATACCTACTGTGTGGGGTTTTACGGTGCATAAGCTACTTAAGCTATCGTGTACCAACGTACACCTTATGAGGGTAGGAGACTGCAAGATGCAATGTACACCATAAGATAATTCAAGGCTTAAGAAATTGTTAATTCACCTGAATTGCATGCTTAGTTGCAGCATACACTGGAGCCACACGGCTTCCTGTAAGAAAAGCAGGGATAGATGGAGCAATTTTTGGCAGCAAGTGAAGATTTTAGTTTGTTTTGTTATGGTCTCTACTAGACTTCTGCAGAGAATTGAAAGCTTACATTCACTTGTATTACTGCATTATGTGTAATGTCATTGCAGCATTACTCATAGTGCCCTGGTATTACCAGCAGAGCCAGGGTCGTACAGTAAAATTATCAGGATTCAGATTGTGTAGGTTGGTTTGACGTGAAAGCAAACCCTTTGTGCAAACATGCAAGCTCTTCTGCTCACGACCAATGCAAGTCCAGTATTGCAAAGCTTCTCTTGTTTTAAAAATAGTTGACATTTTATTAAAGGTTAAGGGGACTGCTGCCACAAACTGCACTAACCATTCGCAGTGACATTGTGGCTGGAAAGAGAAGAAAGCTGCTGGTCGGGACTTAAGGCACACCTTCACAAAGTTAGCAGAAAATTCAAAGGCTGCAGCACCTACAGTGTTTCGTAGTTCGTTTCCCAATATATCATGACTGCTAACCAGTTACAACATTAGATCAGTTCCTCGAAAGAGAACTAAAATGCTGGTTTGCATGCACATCATTGTCCATTAGTTCCAGAATGTGCACTGCCTTTTGATGGGCTTTTTTTTCCATGTGAGACTAGCATGTTAAAACAAAGTTTAATCTGTCTTTCCAGATGCatctctgtttattttttttttacagcgtctCTTAGACTGATGGAGTCAAAATTATCCAACTGAGAGCTGTGAAGCCAGCACCTATGACGAGCTAAATAGCGTCACGCGAGCCAACTCTCatgcggaaaagaaaaaaatcactgcccaagcactctgtacagatggttaaaCAGCGAATCTGAAACATGCGGCCCCCGtgttatcactgggttaattgtaaaggttcattaaacgacggcttggtaggctgctggatcctcggtacacagttgctgcttgtgctcggctgcacaagcctgttTTTGTGCCCAAGCTTCAGAATTGGCATGGTGTAGACGAGTTCATTCCCGGCCCGCTCACAGTGTTGCTGATTGAacgctgcctgctcctaaggagtacgacGCCACTACTGGTGCAGCTAATCCAACATCGCCTTGATAGCACAAAGCCTTTTTACTCCGATCCACGATGTCATGTTATCTGGACCAACTGCCATAGAATATAAttgggatgctcccgagtaggcagtAATAATTGACAtcaccgctttcatcatgccagccttggcaatggaaatttcgggtcAGGTAGCGCGACATGTATCGGAGTAAataggccttgtgctatctaggtggtgttggctaatcgtgcacctttctttttccaCGTGCGCACATGGGGTTGTCCAGGAGGAGTTCTTGGCATACAGGCAACcgagagatggatggatggacgaatCAGCTAACCATGTACAGTTTTGCTGTATTaagaaaaaagacagcccaaGTGCAATGATACAGAACACTCCAGATGCAATGATAAATCACAACATTACCAGTTTTGAACAAGAAATGTCGCTGTAGCCAATTTTTTTGACAACGGGGGACTTGATCAAGGAAGCCCCTTTGTCAGGGTAGGGTTCCATTAAAATGCCGGCTGCACTGACTTTTCTTATTCAACCACATGATcccttcaagcctccatctttcTGTGAACTTCTGTCTAGTTTGAACATTACCAGTTTTGTGAATGTAACTTGATGGTGCTGCATGGCAAGATTTAAAGAAGACAGTGAGAGACAAAAAAAGATGACATGCTTGAGCACAACCTCTGCAGTATAGCCACACCTTGTACTCCACTCATGCTGCTTGTGACCACAACGTGCACCTGCCTTCCTGCTTCTTTTGCATTGCGGAGGACAAGTCGCGTGAGCGAGACGTGGCCAAACACATTGACCTGAAACATAGCCTTGTCCTCATCGATAGTGGAGTCTTCAAAGTCCATGAGAGTGCACATTCCAGCGTTGTTCACCAATACGTCTACCTGCAGTTATAGAACACAGGCTGGTAGTATGAGAGGCAAAGAAaaaagctgacaactgccacagCTCTATATATTCCGCTACCTTCATATTCGAAGTGTAGAATTGGAGCCTTGAAATGGGTGTTGGCTGCGTTATTTGCTAATTTACAGCAAAAGCAGACTGGTACATCATCGGTATCACAGATTCAAACTATCTGAGATACTCATTTTAGGTTGAGAGAAATAAAATTTCAAGGAAGTAGGTTCTGCATTATGCCATGGAATAACATTTTGATATATATACTCCAGACATTACGCATCAGTCTTTCATGTTCTACACTGCAAGACCACTGTAATGCACAAATTCTACAAGCTCCTGtaccacaataaaaaaaaaaaaaaaaaaaaaacttagaaaaCGTATGGTAGGGCACTGTCCTTTGGGTAGGACAAGGAATTTCTGGACTTCTGAAATCTATGATTTTTTTTAGCTGTTAACATCCTTCAACCTGGCAGATTTCAACCACCTTGCCCAGCAAAgcacatacaaaagaaaaaaaaagggaagttcAAAGGCTTACAGCTCCGTAGCATTGCAGGACCTTTTTTACTTGATCAGCATGGCAGGAAGTGTCTGCCAAGTCAAATGGTAGCATCAGCACATCGCAGCGCTTGCCAAGTTCTGAAATGCAAATAGGAAtcaagagaaaagtacaaacATGTTATGCATATGTAAAATTCTTACCATGTCTCGTGGAATTAAACTACATGAACTTGAACAGGGATAGCCAAGCATGTGCCTTCTTTAACTGCGTTTGTACTCATGTTCAACAACAATATATCTATGGTTTTGATGACAGAACTAGCTATCAGTGATGCAAGAAACTTTGGCAGAGGTCTGCAATAGCCACATAGCTCAGCAGCATGTATTTAAGTAGAACCACCAGCCAACTGTGCCAACACAACTGATTAGGTTTTTAGCTATGGCAGAAGGTCTGCCAAATAAAGTCAGATTTCCACACTCAAGCTTCCAAAAATATGTAAGGTTAGACTGCAGAATGGTTAATGATAGGTTAAGCACTAATTAAAACTGCATATGGAGCTCACATAAGGCATGCGAATGCTTTGGCTTCACATGTGAATCTACTCTGCAATATACACTGCACAAATCTAGAAGTTATTGCCCTAAAATGTAGGTTCTGGCTAGCACCACTCGTGTTCACAGAATGGCTGTCCTGTCTTGATGGAAGCTCACCCAAGCATCTTTCATGAACAGCTTGTAGCCTCTGCCGATTTGTGCCAGAAATAACGAGCTTGGCACCCGCTTCAGCTAGCTTGAAGGAAAGCCACTCTCCAATGCCACTGGAGGCTCCCGTAATCCACACCACCTTGCCTTGAAGTGTGGCTGCATAAATAATGCAGAGAACTGAAACATGGAAGGTGAGGACAAGAAATCTGGCACTTCAGAATGGACATTAAAATTAGGTTTCACACTTCTGGTAGCAAATTATTGAGTGTCCTTTTTCCTTGATTGCCAAAAGCTTGACTGCTCTCCCACATGATTGAATTAAGTGTTCTCCCTCTCTTTTGCATTGAATTTGCCACAGTAACTCACAGGCTACGAGAAACGCTGTAGTGGGACTAACATGTAACATTCATCACTTTGATCTACATGAACGTTCTAGATCAATTCCTACCCCATTGGGGTGCACGGCCGGGGATCGAACTTTTGACCTTGTTCTCGTgctctagtgttcctgtatattcTCCCACAGGCAGCAGAGtagcgcataacttttccggcgccgcttgCACCGCTATTCGGCGAGCACTATCACGTGGTACAAAAATGATGTCAAATGTTCAACTGTGCCACCGCGAAGCTAACTTTACGGACGTGGCaccgactcgtttctgtcagtgcaaTCGAAGTTGCAAGCAGCCAACCATCAGGCTTGCGTTGCACCGATCAGCTCTGGGTTGCAGGCACGGCATTCGACGATATTAAGTTTACAACTTGGGTGAAGTCGTAcgaaacacatcattttgaaacttgtattccagtatgacggggtgcagcgcGCCAAACTGCACAAATCACATGGCAAAGCTTTTTTATGcagtgccgtgcggacggacaGGGCCAGCCAGCTACGAAAGGAACCAGGATATGCGTAGTgtgttcgccttgtttacagaggcgAGTTCAGCTTCTttacactaaagcagcatttagctcgagtaacactcctgtacacgctgaaatgcatACATCCGGCATGaaaggttgttcacttgtgcaatttttggaGTATGTGTGTAGCGCGACACAGACACAGGACAAAGAATGGACGACATGTCTGTGTCACGCTGCACATGTACGCCAACAATTGTTAATTTACCAAATCGCTGTGTAGCTTGTACGGTTATTCTGACTATGCAGCTCTACACCAGTGTTAAAAACAGTAAATAGTAGCAGATGCAATTTGCCTGCTGCATCCTGGCTTTTCTCTACTGGTCTTTTTTTGTCGGCATTCCGATTTTTCATGCAAGGTCGATTGATGTAGACGTGTTCATTGTTCTGTAGTATGCGAAAACATCAtgtgctcccgctgatgagacagCTGTGGTAGCTTAAGCATTTACCACCCGCAAATGTTGCTTGTTCAATCAGCCTTAGTCGATGTGAGGAATGCGAAATTTTTGTGTGTTTAATAAGCGtcgtgttatagtaaattaacctgagtagtatgaagagaaagaaaaatgtgttgtcatattacagtctgcaatgtgtgaaattactttgcaagtttgccatatGTGATTATATAgggcaataaaaataacctgttactctcaataacttgttgccttccagtggctttgaattctgcccccaaggctcctagaaccagcactcatcccctgctgccaccagccactGCTCATCCATTCCTGaacttgtacgaaataaatttgaactAGAAGCTCgcgcatcttgaatctttttccactcgTAGATTTGCTGCTATGAAGtagctgttaagtttgcggtattAATTGTAAAAAATAAGCTCTGCGTGAAATATGCTTGTgcgaacatttgaaatgcgtttaaatctacgtgtctgtACCGCATATCTCGAAaacgcgcagcagcagcagctgtgaatgacggttggtgatgaatgacggtcacggttaatggtcactgacataact is a window from the Dermacentor variabilis isolate Ectoservices chromosome 3, ASM5094787v1, whole genome shotgun sequence genome containing:
- the LOC142575791 gene encoding dehydrogenase/reductase SDR family member 7-like isoform X2, translating into MLFTVFMLAAAATVLLVVWLTCADADFALLFCEKFGRSPELGKRCDVLMLPFDLADTSCHADQVKKVLQCYGAVDVLVNNAGMCTLMDFEDSTIDEDKAMFQVNVFGHVSLTRLVLRNAKEAGRQVHVVVTSSMSGVQGSRVAPVYAATKHAIQGYFESLMVQGQVTGLTDVTIVCPGPVLTPMMSSIQQSISDEQLQKVPGVMLPERCAELMSVAIANKLQTVWICENPVLVLFYCNQYLPSIFQRYIVAWLPWNKAPVHKNDT
- the LOC142575791 gene encoding dehydrogenase/reductase SDR family member 7-like isoform X1, whose translation is MLFTVFMLAAAATVLLVVWLTCADADFALLFCEKFGRSPATLQGKVVWITGASSGIGEWLSFKLAEAGAKLVISGTNRQRLQAVHERCLELGKRCDVLMLPFDLADTSCHADQVKKVLQCYGAVDVLVNNAGMCTLMDFEDSTIDEDKAMFQVNVFGHVSLTRLVLRNAKEAGRQVHVVVTSSMSGVQGSRVAPVYAATKHAIQGYFESLMVQGQVTGLTDVTIVCPGPVLTPMMSSIQQSISDEQLQKVPGVMLPERCAELMSVAIANKLQTVWICENPVLVLFYCNQYLPSIFQRYIVAWLPWNKAPVHKNDT